The DNA window TTCGAACGCGCGCAGTGCATTGAGGGGAAGATGCGTTGGCATGCCCTGTCCTTCGAAAGAATTTCTAATGAAGCATAATTAGAATCCCTGTATCTGCAAAGGCTTTGAACGCTTAGGTTTCAGCCAGCAACGATAGGAAAATGCCATGCGTGATGTGATAGATCTCAACCGCTACCCTTTGGATCAACCAGGCAGCCCTGCCTGGCTGACTTTGGTCGAGGCGTGCAAATCGAAGCTTGCCGAGGATGGATTGTTCAACCTGCCCGGTTTTGTTCGCCAGGCAGCGCTCCGCGAGGCAGTCACCGCCTTCAAACCGATCCTGGCCAAGAACGCCTTTCTTCACCGGCGTCGCCATAACATCTACTTCAAGCGGTCGGTTGACGGGCTGCCGGATACGCATCCTGCTTTACAAACGTTTGAAACCTCAAACAAAACAATTTGTGCCGATCAGATGGATCAGGCAGTTGTGATCCGGCTGTATGAATGGCCACCTTTTGCGCGCTTTCTGGCAGCGGTGATGGGCAAGACTGAACTCTTTGCCATGGCGGACCCGCTGGCCCGTGTGAATGTCATGAGCTATTCCGAGGGAGAGGCGCTGAACTGGCATTTTGACCGGTCCGAGTTCACCACAACCCTGTTGTTGCAGGCGCCTGAGGCCGGAGGCGATTTCGAATATGACAAAGACCTGCGCAGCGACAGCGACCCCAATTACGAGGGCGTCGCGGATTTGTTACAGGGACGCAGGTCACCCACACTGATGCGCGTGACACCCGGCACCCTGAACATTTTCAAAGGCAAGAATACGGCGCATCGCGTGACCCCGGTCAAAGGCGCGTCCGACCGCATCATTGCTGTTTTTTCCTACTACGACCGGCCCGGCGTGCAGTTCAGTGCCGATGAGCGGATCGGCTTTTACGGGCGCGCATCATGAAAGACCAATCGGCCTTCAAGGATGATCGCAAGCTCACCTATCTGAATGCAGAGGGCGCAGACAAACCTCTGATTAGCCCCGTGTCGGACGAGGTTTTGGCGCGCGCCCGGGCCTATCGCCTTGGTCGACTGCGCCGGGTGTTGGACCAGTCCGGTTGCGCGGCGCTCCTCCTTTATGATCCCTGCAATATTCGCTATGCGTTCGACTGTTCGAACATGCAGGTCTGGACCCTGCACAACCCGATGCGCTATGCGCTGATCCTTGCGGGTGGTCCGGCCATCATGTTCGAGTTCAAGGGCTGTTTGCGGCAAAGTGAGGGGCTGCCCGGCATTGACGAGCTGCGCCTGGCCAGGACGTGGATGTTTATGGCGTCCGGCGACAAGGTCGAGGCCGCAACGGAAGACTGGGCGCGGGAAATCGCCGATCTTGTCCAGACCTATGGCGGTGGCAACACGCGCATTGCCTGTGACGCGCTGGACGGAAGCGGCGTGCACGCATTGGAAGCGCTTGGGCTCACGTATGTCGAGGGCAGCCAGTTCACCGAAATTGCCCGGTCCATAAAATCCCCGGATGAAATCGAACTGATGCGCTGGACAATCCGTGTGTGCGAGGCTGGCATGGCGCGCATCTATGACCATTCCGTGCCCGGCGTGACCGAACGTGAGCTTTGGGCGCATCTGCATTTTGAAAACGCGCGATCGGGCGGTGACTGGCTTGAAACCAAGCTGCTGACCTGCGGCCCCCGGACGAACCCGTGGTATCAGGAATGTTCAGACAGGGTGTGTCAGGAGGGTGAGTTGATCTCCTTTGATACGGACATGATCGGGCCTTACGGTTATTGCGCTGACCTGTCGCGGTCCTGGACATGCGGCTACACCGCGATGACCGCCACGCAGCAGCGCCTCTATGAGACCGCAGTTGCGCAAATTCATCATAATCTCGACCTTGTGAAACCCGGGCTGAGCTTTGCCGAGTTCAACGCAAAAAGCTGGCGGATCCCGCAGGCGCATGTGCCTTATCGCTATTCGCTGGCGGCGCATGGCGTTGGAATGGCCGATGAATGGCCTGTGATCCCGCTGCATGTCGATTGGGGACCGGGCGCGATGTCTGGCCGGTTCGAAGCGGGTATGGTCGTTTGCATGGAAAGCCTGATCGCCGAAGCGGGATCGGAAAGCGTGAAGTTGGAGACGCAGGTTCTGGTGACTGAGACGGGAACGGAGCGTCTCGATACCTTTCCACTGGGTTAACGGGAAGGTGGCCGTGGACTGACGGCTCTTGAGGAAGCCAGCAGATGGATTGCAAAGGAGGAGCCGGAGCAACTGCCGGCGAAATACGGATGTAGAAGTTGGCGCCAGGTCGTGCCCGAGTCTCGGGTGTTTGAGCTTCAATACTTTGAGCGGGATGGACGACACGCGCCTTGGTATCGGGAAAAGCCGTCGCGGGACGTGTTGTCAGAACAATTCGAACGCGTCTCTGCAAGGATGATATGACTGTTCTTTGTGGCGCGCCAGGTTGGCGCCACTCAACAAGAGCAGCGGTTCGGTTAAGCTTTAGACTGTCTCCAGAATAGAGGTGGCGCTCCTGGCTAAAATGATTGCAGACGGAGGAATGAACGGCGGCGAATTTCTGTAACCATCGCGTACTGCGGAACCTGCGACGATCAACATCAGCTCAGATCAACCCTTGCAAAAAAGGAGCCGTCCACACACGACAAGACCGAGCACGTACAACCCGCTTGAGAAACCTGGAGATAGTGCTAAGCTCAATCGGCAGGCTTCAGAGAAGTGGCGTAAAACCACAGGCGCAACCTTTTTTCGAAGCTTCAGAACGTTGAAATTCTTTTTAGGAGAAAGACACATGGCTTGGAAGAAACCTACGGCGGTTGAGATCTCGTGCGGCATGGAAATCAATATGTATGGCCCGGGCGAAGACGACGAACGCAACGGTGGCGACCTGTTCTGATAACAGCTGAGATTTCGGATACGGCATGTCAATATGTTGTATCCTGGTAAGCGGGATATGTGACTGATGCCCGCTGAAACGATCGCAGATCTTTCTGCGGTCGTTTTTCATATACCAGCGAATGGTTGTGCAGGCGCGGAAATCTGACCACCCGGGTTACACCTGAAATACTGGTCCGGAGACCTCAACGTCAGAAACGACATCACCCTGACAACGGTGATTGCCTTGTTCCATCCACGGGTCCTGCTGACTGACAGTGTCGGGCGCAAAAGAATGAACAACAAGTCTCTTGGTCAGCACTCGCCCCGGGAGGTATCTCGTGGTTCCGAGCGGGACGACAAAGCGCATCTCATAGACAAAATCAGGACTGTAGTTGCAATCTCTGCAAGGCATAGACGCCGCGGGTTCAGGGCGAAGTCAGCGGCAAGACAGAGTTTCACTTCCGCAATGCTATTGCAGAGCAATTCGATTTAAGAAATGTTGAACAGAGTGTAATGAAGCGTTCCTTTTGCGGTGTGACTGCAGATGGAAGGGCCTTTGTGACGACTGAACTATTGCCTGTGCGTTGTGTGCTGCCTGACCGCCACTCTCTCAGGTCAGACACGGTCCTGGGAGGTGTTCCGGAATGAAGCTGGTAGTACTTGGCGCAGGAGCGGGCGGCGGTTTGCCGCAGTGGAATTGCGGTTGCGCAAACTGTCAGGACGCGCGTGCCGGTAAGATCGCCTCAATGACGCAGTCTTCGGTTGCCGTATCGCCCGACGGGGATCGATGGGTGCTTCTGAATGCGTCACCGGATATCGCAGCCCAGTTGCAGCGCACAAAAGCGCTCTGGCCGGCCTCCCTGCGCGGAACTCCCGTTGCAGCGGTTGTTCTCACCAACGGCGATATTGATCACATCGCGGGTTTGCTGACTCTGCGCGAAAAAACGCCATTCACGGTTTTCGCCACCGGAAGCGGCATGGATATTCTGACAACAAATTCCGTCTTCAATGTGCTGGATCCGGACCTTGTCGACCGCACCCTCGTGTCGGTGGACGACATGTTTGAACCGGTCCCGGGTCTCAGGCTCACACCTTTCTCCGTGCCCGGCAAAGTTGCGTTGTTTCTTGAAGACGAAGCCGCGCTTGATCTGGAGGCGGTCGGCGATCAGACGATCGGGCTTCTGCTGGAAGCAAACGGCAGGCGGGCGGCTTACATCCCCGGGTGTGCCGCGCTGCCCGACTGGTTGCTGGTGCGGCTGGATGCTGTTGATCTTCTGATGTTCGACGGCACCGTCTGGGAAAACGATGACATGGCGAAAACAGGTACCGGTCGGAAGACCGGCGCGCGCATGGGTCATATTGCTCTGAGCGGCGAGGACGGCAGCCTTGCCCGCCTGGATGCGCTTGCGGCCCGCAAGGTCCTGGTGCACATCAACAATACGAACCCGATCCTGCAGCCGGGCAGCCGTGAGCGCAGGCAGGTAGAAAACGCAGGCTGGGAAATAGCGCATGACGGAATGGAGATAGAACTTTGAACAGTTTCACACCGGACCGCACATCATTCGAAGCCAGGCTTCATAAGATCGGCGACGAACGCTACCACGACAAGCACCCGTTTCACCATCTGTTGCACTCGGGGGGCTGCACCCCCGATCAGGTCCGCGCCTGGGTCATCAACCGGTACTATTATCAGTCCCGAATTCCGATGAAGGACGCGGCATTTCTCTCGCGCGTGACCGACCCTGCACTGCGACGCAGCTGGCGGCGGCGCATCGAAGACCACGATGGCACGGAAGACGGAACCGGCGGCATCCACAGGTGGCTCAGACTGGCCGAAGGCGTGGGGCTTGATCCCGATTACGTATCATCGGCCCGGGGCGTGCTTCCCGCGACACGCTTCGCCGTAGATGCATACGTGCGTTTTGTCCGGGACGAGCCGATGCTGCCGGCGGTTGCCTCCTCCCTCACGGAACTTTTTGCACCCAAAATTCATAAAGACCGGATTGCAGGGCTTCTGGAGCACTATGAATTCGCCAATTCCGATACGATTTCCTACTTTCAGCACCGTCTTTCGGAAGCGCCAAAGGATGTGGCCTTCGGTCTGGAATGGGTACTCGATCATGCGGTGACAAAAGCCGATCAGGACGCCGCCGCAAACGCGCTGATCTTCAAGACGGAGGTGCTCTGGGCCCAGCTGGATGCACTCTATTCGGCCTATGTCTCGCCCGCGCGCATCCCGCCGGGCGCTTGGCAACCCGGAGAGGGTCTGTTGCAATGACACCCCTGAGTGTGCCTGTATTGCCGCGGGGCGTCCGCCGGCACTTTGACAAAGTGCGCGGGGTGCCTGTTCTGCTGGGGCCCGAGCGGGTTCTGATGCTTGATGAGATCGGCTGCGCTATACTGGATCAGGTTGACGGGATCTCGACGCTCGACCAGATATCAAGCAGGCTCGCAGAGATATTTAATGCCCCGAAGGACGATATCTCAAAGGATGTCGCAGAATTCCTGACGGATTTAGGCAACAAAAAGCTGGTGGACAGTTCCCATGGTTAATCCCCCGCTGGCAATGCTTGCCGAACTCACGCACCGGTGCCCGCTCTCCTGTCCTTACTGCTCTAACCCGCAGGAACTTACGCAAAAGGATCGTGAACTGACAACTGCGGAATGGACCTATGTCTTTGCGCAGGCTTCCGATCTGGGCGTGTTGCAGTTGCACCTCTCCGGGGGGGAACCCGCCTCGCGCACGGATATCGTCGAACTGACAGCCGCAGCACAACAGGCAGGGCTTTATACTAACCTGATCACCTCCGGCATCGGGCTGACGCGTCGCCGGCTGAATGCTTTGCAGGACGCGGGGCTCGACCACATCCAATTATCGGTTCAGGGCGTCACAGCCAAAATCGCCGACCGTATCGGCGGATACAAAGGCGGGTTCGACCGCAAGATGCATGTGGCCGAACACATCGCTGAAATGGGTTTTCCGCTGACGCTGAATGCCGTGATGCATCGCGAAAATCTGAATGATCTGCCGGCAACGCTCGAGATGGCGCTGCGTCTCAGGGCGCGACGGGTAGAGGTTGCCTGTGTCCAGTTCCAGGGCTGGGCACTGAAAAACCGTTCGGCTTTGCAGCCGACACGGGAACAGGTCGACAGTGCGAAGAAAACCGTGCGCGAGGCGCGCACCCGCCTTGAGGGTGATATGGTCATCGACTTCGTCCCGCCCGACTATTACTCGGATTTTCCCAAGGCATGCATGAACGGATGGGGATCGACGGGTGTTAATGTCACCCCGGACGGCACGGTGCTGCCCTGTCATGCGGCAGAGACGATTCCGGGGCTCAGTTTCCAGCGGGTGACGGACAGGCCGCTAAAAGAGATCTGGTACGACAGTGACGCCTTCAATGCGTATCGCGGCACGAGCTGGATGCCTGAGCTTTGTCAGTCCTGCGAGCGGCGGGATGTGGATTTCGCAGGGTGCCGCTGCCAGGCAATGGCCGTGCTCGGTGATCCTGGGGCAACGGATCCGGTATGCATGAAATCGGAAGGTCGCGCCGTTCTGGATGCATTGCTGGACAGCGAAGTTCAGCCCGACACCGTGCCGGAGCTCGTGTACCGGCGGTTATAAACACGATGCAGGGTATCACCGCACAAACGGCGCCGCATACAATCTGCGACGCAGCCATGTCTCGCGTCGATCACTGAACCGGAGTGATTTCAACTTCGATCTGCGCGAACCAGTCGGCGACCGCGCGTATCTGATCGTCCGTCATGTCTGCTGCAATGACTGACATGATCTCGTGATTGCGCTTGCCGAGGCGATACGCTTTCAGCTGTGTGTCGATATAGATATTCACCTCACCCGCAAGGTTCGGGGCTTCCGGTAACAGCGAAATGCCATTCGCGCCGTGGCACGACACGCAGGCCTGGGGCGCATCCTCGTCAGAAACGCCGTCGGGCAGCGTTGCAGTGACATTGTGCGCTGCATACCAGGCCGCAACATCGGAGATCTGCTGCGCCGACAAGCCAGCCGTCACGACCGACATCATCTCGTGCTCCCGGGTGCCGGTCTTAAAGGCCATAAGCTGGTTCTCAAGATATTCTTTAGGTTCGCCACCGATATGGGGTGCGATGGGGATTTGAGCGTACCCGTCAATCCCGTGGCATGTCCGGCACATATTTGCGATCTTACGACCTGCATCTGCGTCATCCGCAATCACAGGGGGTGTCCCGGCGAGCATAAGCCCGCCGAGAAGTACAGTTACCGCTCTGCGCATTATTCAGCAGGTTGCGGTTTGTAGGCGATGCGCCAGATGGCTCCGGCGAAATCATCGGAAACGAGCATTGAGCCGTCTTTAAGGAACGCAATGTCCATCGGACGTCCCCGGTACTCACCGGTTTCCTCATTCAGCCAACCGTCAGCGAAAACCTCCGCTCCGACGGCATCACCGGTTTCCGGATCGAGGGCAGTGTACATCACCCGGGCGCCGACGGGTGTCGTGCGGTTCCATGAGCCGTGTTGCGCCCAGAAGATCCCGCCCTGGTAGTTGTCAGGATAGCTTGAGCCCTTGTAAAAGCTCATCCCAAGGTCCGCCGCGTGCGCCGTCAGCTCCAGCTGTGGCTCAACGAATTCGACACCTTCAGGACGCGGGAAATCGCTTTCAGACACGATCTCGACCCTGGAGTTTGTCCACGGGAAGCCGAAATGCTGCCCTGCGGCGGTTTGCCGGTTCAGCTCGCCCGGCGGAATGTCGTCACCCATGCCGTCAACCTGGTTGTCCGTCCACCAGAGCTCACCGGTTTCAGGGTTGAAGTCCTGCCCGACCGAGTTCCGCACACCGCGTGTAAAGACCTCACGCCCCGAGCCGTCAGTGTTCATGCGGATGATGCCACCGATGCCGATTTCGTCGTACATCTCGATCTTGTCCAGCGGCTGCACGTTATGCGGCTGGCCGAGTGAGATGTAGATCTTGCCATCGGGTCCGATATCGCAAACCCGGGCCGTGTGGTTGAAGCTCTCTTCCTCCGCGGGCACCAGTTCCCCCTGCGGCACGACGACTGCAACGGCAGGGTCCGGTCCTTCAAAGAAAAACTCCGCAGCAGGGAAATTCAGAACGCGGTTGCGTTCGGCGATGAACAGAAACCCATCGGGCGAAAAGCAGGGGCCATTCGGAATGTCAAAGGTAACCGATGGTGCAAAATCCTTTACCTCGTCGGCGACGCGATTGCGGTCGCGGTCGACAATCGACCAGACTTTGTCCTTGCGTGTTCCGGCAAAGACGACAGTGCCCTGCGGGGCCACCGCCATGGAGCGTGCATCGGGCACGACTGCATAAAGGCTCACCTCAAAACCATCAGGCACATTGATGTTCGGAATGATCGCTCTGAGTGCTTCAGCGCGCTCGCCTTCCTGGTCGATAAACGTATGCGCAGCATCGGTTTTCTGCATGTTGCCGAGCTTGTCCATATTGTCCTGGGCCACGGCTGCGGTTGCCAGAACGGTGCTCGCAAGAAGCCCCGCAATCAATCGTCCATTCATAGGTTCTTTCCTCCCGTTTGGTTCAGTAAATACAATCCGCCATTCTGGCGGGCTGTGTTCACGGACTCCCACAGTACCCTGTAAACACTTGAAGTTGTCAACATTTTTGGTGGGACGATATGTCAACCGCCTCAACCGGGCGTTGCACGAAACCGCCTTGTCGCGGGGTCAGTCCCGGTCTGAAGGTCCTGTTGTGCAATACAATTCTGACGTTAAAGCGCCTGCTTAACATCGCTGAATAGGAGAAATGAGAGTATCGAAGGCCAGATACTTTCATTGGGCGCCCAGCCAGTGTGTCCGGTGATCGATACAGCCGATGTGCCTGAAAACAAATCGGTCACATTTCATGGCAGATGGTTGTTTGAACTCTCCCGGAACATGATCCAACATAGGCCCGGTAGACGGGGGGCCGTCACTTCGAAAATTCCGAAGCATCCGGCACTGCGAAGGTGGTACGTTGAAAATGGCTGAGAGCTGGTTCAGGGCCAGGATTATGGTGGCGTTTCTTGCGCTCTGGGCCGCGTCTGCGGCTGCTGCCAACGACATTATTGAAATTGCTTATTTAGGCGTTCAGACTCAGCGCCCCCCGGTCCTCGCAACTCTGGACCGGAGCCCCGATGACCCCGGCATCGCAGGTGCACAAACCGCGCTGGCCGAGCTCAATACAGCCGGTGTCTTTCTGGGCCAGGTCTACAGGCTGAAAACGGTGACCGTTCCCGTGGGTGAAGACCCGCTCGAGGCCGCAGAACAGCTTCTTGACGCGACACGCCTGCTGGTACTGGATGCACCGGCAGAGGTACTCACGGCGATCGCTGATCTGCCCGCCGCTCAAGGAGCATTGCTGTTTAACACCTCGTCCGGTGATCCCAGTCTGCGAAACGACGCCTGCCGTTCAAACCTCCTGCATACGATCCCGTCCACGGCTATGCGGACCGATGCGCTGGCTCAGTTTTTCCTGAGCAGACGACGCACCGATTTTGTCATGATCTCCGGCAAGCATGCAATAGACCAGTCCTATGCCGCTTCCGTGCGACGGTCGCTTCAGAAATTCGGGCTGACCCTGAAAGCTGAAAAAACCTGGGATTTCAATGCCGGTATGCGCCGCAGTGCCGCGGCAGAAATGCCGCTCTTCACTCAGGATTTCGGTGACTACGACACGCTGATCGTCGCTGACGAAGTGCACGATTTTGGCCGCTATGTCATGTACAACACGTGGCAGGCGCGGCCCGTTGCAGGCTCGGAAGGGCTGACCCCGGTCACCTGGTCCCCCGTTATTGAAGACTGGGGAGCGGTACAGCTGCAAAGGCGTTTTGAAAAACTGACGGGCCGTGGAATGACATCCGGGGACTATGCAGCCTGGGCCGCTTTGCGCGTGATTGGCGAAGCCGTGTCCCGCACAGGCTCAGCCGATCCGCTCGGGCTGCGCGATTACATTCTTTCAGACGCATTTGAGATTGCCGGTTTCAAGGGGCGGCCACTGACGTTTCGGACCTGGAACGGGCAACTCCGCCAGCCCATCGCACTGACGCACCCGCGCGGGCTGGTGGCGTCGGTTCCACTGGAAGGCTTCATGCACCAGACAAACGCGCTTGATACCCTGGGGTTTGATCGCCCCGAAAGCACCTGTGCGCTGTTCCGATGATCCGTATCGCCGCAGCATTCTTTATGTATTTTTCAGCCGCAACTGCAGGAGAGGTTTGGGTCACCAATGAAAAGGACAACACAGTTTCTGTCATTTCGACGGATACTCTCGACATTGTAAGGACCTATCCGACCGGCGAACGCCCGCGCGGAATAAGTTTCTCCAAAGATTTCTCCAGACTATATATCAGCGCCTCTGACAGGAATGTGGTGCAGGTCATGGACCCCCTGACGGGCGAGGTTCTGCACGAACTGCCTTCGGGTAAAGATCCGGGGCAGTTCGTTCTGCACCCCGACGATCAGCATCTTTACATCGCGAACGAGGACGATGCGACCACGACAGTCGTCGATACAGTCACGCGCGAGATCATCGCCCGGATCAGTGTTGGTATTGAACCGGAAGGCATGGCCGTTTCGCCGGATGGCAAAATCGCTGTGACAACTTCGGAGAACACGAATATTGTGCACTGGATCGACACCACGACCGGAGAGATCTTTGCAAACAGCCTTGTCGACAACCGCCCCCGTCACGCCCGGTTCAGCAGCGACGGATCCGAATTGTGGGTCAGCTCAGAGATAGGTGGCACAGTCACGATCTTTGATGCAGCATCACAAACTGAAAAGGCTAAAATCAGTTTTGAGATCCCGGCGGTACATTCTGATCTGATGATGCCCGTGGGGTTAGAGTTTGCACGTGATGACACGCATGTCTTCGTGGCACTCAGCCGCGCCAACCACATCGCCGTCGTCAATGCGGAGAGCTATCTGGTTGAGGACTACATTCTTGTGGGAAGACGCGTCTGGCATATGGCGTTCAACGGTGACGGGTCCCTGTTGTTCACGACCAACGGCGTGTCCGGTGACGTGACGGTGATCGATGTACGCGCGCGTGTGGCTCTGAAATCGATAAAGGTCGGTCGATATCCATGGGGTGCTGCATGGCGCGCGCTGCCGGAAGACTGATCTCAAAAACAAATAGCGCCGCCGGGCACTGTACCTGCGCAGGCTTTTGAATTAGCGATCATAACGTATACCCGGCCTGCTGATCTGATATGTCCGGATTGTGGTAATTCAGGCAAAACGGAGCAGTATTGGAATGAGCGGGCTCAGCGTTTCAGGGATCAGCTATTCTTACGGATCGCGTGTGGCGCTTGACGATGTGAGTTTTGAGGTGCCGCCTGCGACGTTCTGTGCACTGCTGGGTCCGAACGGTGCCGGAAAATCCACCCTCTTCAATCTTCTCACAAGGCTCTTCAGCACGTCATCCGGCAGGATTGAAATCGCGGGCTATAATCTGAACAACGACCCGAGACAGGCACTGTCTCACCTCGGTATTGTGTTCCAGAAACCCACTCTCGATCTCGAACTTTCGGTGCGACAAAACCTCAGATACTTCGCAGCGCTTCACGGGCTGTCAGGCGCGAAGGCCGACAAACGCATCAATCTGTGTCTGGATCAACTCAACATGCTTGAGCGGGCCGGAGAGAAAGCGCGCAGCCTGAACGGGGGCCACCGGCGTCGCGCAGAGATCGCTCGTGCGCTTTTGCCGGAACCGGATGTTCTGCTGCTTGATGAACCAACCGTCGGACTGGATACGGCCTCCCGTAGGGGTATTACAGATTATGTGCATGACCTGGCCAAAGAGGGGACAACCGTTCTCTGGGCGACGCATCTGACGGATGAAATTCGCTCCGACGACCACATTGTTGTGTTGCATCAGGCAAAGGTACGCGCCGTCGGATCAGCGGAAAGTATTTGCGGGGAAGTGTCCCTGCAGGACCGGTTCCTGCAGATGACGGGAGCAACACCCTTATGAACCCTTACCTCACGTCCTTCCGGGCCATTGTCTTCCGTGAAGCGCTTCGCTTCCTCCAGCAACGCGAGCGTTTCGCCGCTGCACTGATACGTCCCCTTCTGTGGCTGCTGGTCTTTGCCGCGGGTTTCCGTGCAGCACTCGGTCTGAGCATTATCCCTCCGTATCAGACCTATATCACCTATGAGGTCTATATCGTGCCCGGACTGTGCGGGATGGTCATGCTGTTTAACGGCATGCAGTCATCTCTCAGCCTCGTTTACGATCGGGAAATGGGTTCGATGAAGCTCTTGCTGACGTCACCCCTGCCACGCTGGTGGCTGCTTTTCTGCAAGCTGGCAGGCGCCACCGCCATCTCCGTTGCTCAGGTTTATGCTTTTCTGGCAATCACGGCTGCGTTCGGCACTGTTGTCCCGCCGCTTGGGTATCTCATGGTCCTGCCTGCACTGATCGTGGCCGGGCTGATGCTGGGCTCTCTGGGGCTGCTGCTTTCGGGCATTGTCCGACAACTTGAAAACTTCGCCGGCATCATGAACTTCGTGATATTCCCGATGTTCTTTTTGTCCTCCGCTCTTTATCCGCTTTGGAAAATGGCGGAATCTTCAGAGATCTTATACGCCATCTGTTCGGTCAATCCGTTCACACATGCTGTCGAACTCATCCGGTTTGCTTTATACGGTCAGTTGAATGCGCCTGCTTTGGCCTGGACGCTGCTGGCAAGCATCGTGTTCATGGCCCTCGCGATATACAGCTACAACCCGGGTCGCACTGGTATGGCACGCCGGGGGTGAGCCGGCAGACGCGTAGACTTCAGGCTGCTGTTTACATGGAGCCAGGCTTTCCGCCCGCCTCTTTGAAAGCACCACAAGGCAGGTAATCTCACGACCTGCCTTGAAGCAGCAGGGAGTGCGCCTTTTGACACGGGAAGGCTGCAAGTGGACCCTGCCCGCCTCAGAACGCTTTCGTTTGAAAGCTCAACCTGGCCCCCGTGTTCTGAGCGTGATGAATGCGCTGATGTGAAGACATGCGTTTCGCGTGCTGAAATGAGGTTGGTTCCTGCATCCTGAGAACGGGCACATTGACGCCGGCGGACACGCATCCGCCTTAAAAGTTCAGACCGGTTTCGCGGTCACACAGAAATTTTTCTGGCTCGGCCGGAGAAATTGTCGAAAACTACCTGCTATGAAAAATATTGGTTTGGCAGCATTCGTGACCCTTTCCGCGGCATTGATCGTCGCACCGCACGAAGCAACGGCCACAGAGACCGGAGAAAGCGACTGGGTCATATACGCCGAAGCGGCGAATGGTGACCTCCATTTTTACGATCCGTCACGTGTGGAAAGGGTGGATATGGTGCGTCGCGTCTGGACGCGCGTCCGGTACAAAACATCCGTCATGGGCGCATCCGGTTTCCGGAGCCTGCTGGAAATAGACTGTGCCGGCGGAACCGGGAAAGCGTTGCAGAGCACGTTTTTCACTGACAGAAACTGGGAAAAACCCGCCATGAAGACGGACACGTC is part of the Roseobacter ponti genome and encodes:
- the pqqD gene encoding pyrroloquinoline quinone biosynthesis peptide chaperone PqqD encodes the protein MTPLSVPVLPRGVRRHFDKVRGVPVLLGPERVLMLDEIGCAILDQVDGISTLDQISSRLAEIFNAPKDDISKDVAEFLTDLGNKKLVDSSHG
- a CDS encoding 2OG-Fe(II) oxygenase family protein, coding for MRDVIDLNRYPLDQPGSPAWLTLVEACKSKLAEDGLFNLPGFVRQAALREAVTAFKPILAKNAFLHRRRHNIYFKRSVDGLPDTHPALQTFETSNKTICADQMDQAVVIRLYEWPPFARFLAAVMGKTELFAMADPLARVNVMSYSEGEALNWHFDRSEFTTTLLLQAPEAGGDFEYDKDLRSDSDPNYEGVADLLQGRRSPTLMRVTPGTLNIFKGKNTAHRVTPVKGASDRIIAVFSYYDRPGVQFSADERIGFYGRAS
- a CDS encoding c-type cytochrome is translated as MRRAVTVLLGGLMLAGTPPVIADDADAGRKIANMCRTCHGIDGYAQIPIAPHIGGEPKEYLENQLMAFKTGTREHEMMSVVTAGLSAQQISDVAAWYAAHNVTATLPDGVSDEDAPQACVSCHGANGISLLPEAPNLAGEVNIYIDTQLKAYRLGKRNHEIMSVIAADMTDDQIRAVADWFAQIEVEITPVQ
- the pqqA gene encoding pyrroloquinoline quinone precursor peptide PqqA — translated: MAWKKPTAVEISCGMEINMYGPGEDDERNGGDLF
- the pqqB gene encoding pyrroloquinoline quinone biosynthesis protein PqqB, coding for MKLVVLGAGAGGGLPQWNCGCANCQDARAGKIASMTQSSVAVSPDGDRWVLLNASPDIAAQLQRTKALWPASLRGTPVAAVVLTNGDIDHIAGLLTLREKTPFTVFATGSGMDILTTNSVFNVLDPDLVDRTLVSVDDMFEPVPGLRLTPFSVPGKVALFLEDEAALDLEAVGDQTIGLLLEANGRRAAYIPGCAALPDWLLVRLDAVDLLMFDGTVWENDDMAKTGTGRKTGARMGHIALSGEDGSLARLDALAARKVLVHINNTNPILQPGSRERRQVENAGWEIAHDGMEIEL
- the pqqC gene encoding pyrroloquinoline-quinone synthase PqqC, with the translated sequence MNSFTPDRTSFEARLHKIGDERYHDKHPFHHLLHSGGCTPDQVRAWVINRYYYQSRIPMKDAAFLSRVTDPALRRSWRRRIEDHDGTEDGTGGIHRWLRLAEGVGLDPDYVSSARGVLPATRFAVDAYVRFVRDEPMLPAVASSLTELFAPKIHKDRIAGLLEHYEFANSDTISYFQHRLSEAPKDVAFGLEWVLDHAVTKADQDAAANALIFKTEVLWAQLDALYSAYVSPARIPPGAWQPGEGLLQ
- a CDS encoding M24 family metallopeptidase: MKDQSAFKDDRKLTYLNAEGADKPLISPVSDEVLARARAYRLGRLRRVLDQSGCAALLLYDPCNIRYAFDCSNMQVWTLHNPMRYALILAGGPAIMFEFKGCLRQSEGLPGIDELRLARTWMFMASGDKVEAATEDWAREIADLVQTYGGGNTRIACDALDGSGVHALEALGLTYVEGSQFTEIARSIKSPDEIELMRWTIRVCEAGMARIYDHSVPGVTERELWAHLHFENARSGGDWLETKLLTCGPRTNPWYQECSDRVCQEGELISFDTDMIGPYGYCADLSRSWTCGYTAMTATQQRLYETAVAQIHHNLDLVKPGLSFAEFNAKSWRIPQAHVPYRYSLAAHGVGMADEWPVIPLHVDWGPGAMSGRFEAGMVVCMESLIAEAGSESVKLETQVLVTETGTERLDTFPLG
- the pqqE gene encoding pyrroloquinoline quinone biosynthesis protein PqqE, yielding MVNPPLAMLAELTHRCPLSCPYCSNPQELTQKDRELTTAEWTYVFAQASDLGVLQLHLSGGEPASRTDIVELTAAAQQAGLYTNLITSGIGLTRRRLNALQDAGLDHIQLSVQGVTAKIADRIGGYKGGFDRKMHVAEHIAEMGFPLTLNAVMHRENLNDLPATLEMALRLRARRVEVACVQFQGWALKNRSALQPTREQVDSAKKTVREARTRLEGDMVIDFVPPDYYSDFPKACMNGWGSTGVNVTPDGTVLPCHAAETIPGLSFQRVTDRPLKEIWYDSDAFNAYRGTSWMPELCQSCERRDVDFAGCRCQAMAVLGDPGATDPVCMKSEGRAVLDALLDSEVQPDTVPELVYRRL